A single region of the Pseudomonas solani genome encodes:
- a CDS encoding YqaE/Pmp3 family membrane protein: protein MDLIRILIAIILPPLGVFLQVGFGGAFWLNILLTLLGYIPGIVHAVYIIAKR from the coding sequence ATGGACCTGATCCGCATCCTCATCGCCATCATCCTGCCGCCGCTGGGCGTGTTCCTGCAGGTGGGTTTCGGCGGCGCCTTCTGGCTGAACATCCTCCTCACCCTGCTGGGCTACATCCCCGGCATCGTGCATGCGGTGTATATCATCGCCAAGCGCTAG
- a CDS encoding BRO-N domain-containing protein has protein sequence MSHDYFVPSVFHRHHRAFRALLIDDQAWVVAGDLGPLTNRHIDDKLTRKLDPDQWRNERVENHQGAVETLLLISESAVCELLKVNFYHPEHRGLRQWITGEVIPALRSQATPHLPRQRRVTWQGREFSVMEWQGRQWVRVKDVAELFEGGELATLQ, from the coding sequence ATGTCCCACGACTATTTCGTTCCCAGCGTCTTCCACCGTCACCATCGCGCGTTTCGCGCGCTGCTCATCGATGACCAGGCCTGGGTCGTCGCCGGCGACCTCGGCCCGCTCACCAATCGCCATATCGACGACAAGCTGACCCGCAAGCTGGACCCGGACCAGTGGCGCAACGAGCGCGTGGAGAACCACCAGGGCGCGGTGGAAACCCTGTTGCTGATCAGCGAGAGCGCCGTGTGCGAGCTGCTCAAGGTCAACTTCTATCACCCCGAGCACCGTGGCTTGCGCCAGTGGATCACTGGCGAGGTGATCCCTGCCCTGCGCTCCCAGGCCACGCCGCACCTGCCCCGCCAGCGCCGGGTGACCTGGCAGGGCAGGGAGTTCAGCGTCATGGAATGGCAGGGCCGCCAATGGGTGCGGGTGAAGGATGTGGCGGAGTTGTTCGAGGGCGGCGAACTCGCCACGCTGCAATAG
- a CDS encoding AAA family ATPase, whose protein sequence is MRLDRVYIDGFKNLKQLEVDFDERNLTTVLIGQNGAGKSNLIEAITHVFRWLDLRRQEPRFQYRVAYRIDKALVCLSNIEGEPPIRVDGKEVKRTVFEKRKREWFPDLVFGYYSGGSRRLESLFDSHQRRYYDAIKLEDNEMLVAQAQAERRLFYCRPIHGVLALMALFAFPDDKLTQELSGKLGITGFHSLLAIFREPWFARSKKSADKLPENFWGAAGPAGRTARAFKGQAFHPMPLTGNAIDDYRDKQQSESQYATFLPSLTRLKNLASTFKNESEMFYALEAMDISDLIREMLVWVKRSNDDSGDVGFADLSDGERQLLMVLGLIRVSRGKRALFLLDEPDTHLNPHWQHSYLKLIEHWTGIAAEADQCHIILTSHNPLTISGLTRDEVRVMHTDISGAIAVDRPYVDPKGLGVAGVFTDIFGLPSTLDTPTQLLIDQRNKLASIAEPTAEETQNLEQINYQLRQMGFMYEERDELYREYLRKLDSVELADAMPLAPDELKQRDETTREIIEQLLKTP, encoded by the coding sequence ATGAGGCTTGATCGGGTCTACATCGACGGTTTTAAGAACCTGAAGCAATTAGAGGTAGACTTTGACGAGCGCAACCTCACCACCGTATTGATAGGCCAGAACGGTGCAGGCAAATCCAATCTCATAGAAGCTATTACGCATGTTTTTCGGTGGTTAGACTTACGGCGACAGGAGCCGCGCTTTCAATATCGAGTCGCGTATCGAATAGACAAGGCCCTCGTATGTTTAAGCAACATAGAGGGTGAGCCACCGATCCGCGTTGACGGGAAGGAAGTCAAACGTACGGTATTCGAAAAACGCAAGCGTGAGTGGTTCCCAGACTTAGTCTTTGGGTACTATTCCGGCGGTAGTAGGCGATTGGAGTCACTATTCGACAGCCACCAGCGAAGATACTACGACGCTATTAAGCTTGAGGACAACGAGATGCTTGTCGCGCAGGCGCAGGCGGAACGTCGACTTTTCTATTGCCGACCTATCCACGGCGTTTTGGCTTTAATGGCTTTATTTGCCTTTCCTGATGATAAGCTGACCCAGGAACTCTCTGGAAAATTAGGCATCACAGGCTTTCACTCTTTGCTTGCAATTTTTCGTGAACCTTGGTTCGCACGCAGTAAGAAATCTGCTGACAAACTACCCGAAAATTTTTGGGGTGCGGCCGGCCCCGCAGGCCGAACAGCTCGCGCGTTCAAAGGACAGGCATTCCATCCCATGCCACTCACGGGGAATGCCATTGATGACTACCGCGACAAGCAGCAGAGTGAGTCACAGTACGCCACCTTCCTGCCATCCCTAACTAGGTTAAAAAATTTAGCTAGCACCTTTAAAAATGAAAGCGAAATGTTCTATGCGCTAGAAGCAATGGATATTTCTGATCTCATCCGTGAAATGCTGGTCTGGGTAAAGCGCAGCAACGATGACAGTGGCGATGTTGGCTTTGCTGACTTATCGGACGGCGAGCGACAACTACTGATGGTCTTGGGATTGATTCGCGTGTCACGCGGCAAGCGTGCGCTGTTCCTACTGGACGAGCCCGATACCCACCTCAATCCGCATTGGCAACATAGCTATTTGAAACTAATTGAGCACTGGACGGGCATTGCTGCCGAAGCCGACCAATGCCACATCATTCTGACGTCACACAATCCCTTGACTATCTCGGGCCTAACTCGTGACGAGGTTCGCGTCATGCACACAGATATTTCCGGCGCCATTGCTGTAGATCGGCCTTACGTTGACCCGAAAGGCCTAGGTGTTGCTGGTGTGTTCACCGATATATTTGGCTTACCCTCCACTCTAGACACACCAACTCAGCTACTAATTGACCAGCGAAATAAGCTAGCAAGCATTGCGGAGCCGACAGCTGAAGAGACGCAAAATCTTGAGCAGATCAACTATCAGCTCCGCCAGATGGGGTTTATGTATGAAGAGAGAGACGAGCTTTACCGCGAGTACCTGCGAAAACTCGATAGCGTGGAGCTAGCTGATGCGATGCCGCTGGCTCCTGATGAGTTGAAGCAACGTGACGAGACTACCCGTGAAATCATTGAACAGCTGTTAAAAACCCCATGA
- a CDS encoding restriction endonuclease subunit S, translating to MSWNIPGTWQMATLADVCYRIVDGSHNPPSGQASGKPMLSAKNIQNGKIHFDELRLLSDEDFEVENKRTSISVGDVLLTIVGALGRTAVVPEVHNEFTLQRSVAVLKPEIINSNYLRYLLDSPVAQTFFLENAKGTAQKGIYLKALGAMPAPIAPLAEQTRIAQKLDELLAQVDTLKARIDAIPTLLKRFRQSVLAAAVSGRLTEEWRVQNSIADWQTKTVGELCKLKSGIAVSADIEKAKGDFKYFKVGEMNLEGNELFLQNTDRYLARDNAPEKSLMPAGAIVFPKRGGAIATNKKRILRDASFVDLNVMGIIAPQGVEALYIYRWFETVDLAKLNTGSTIPQVNNTDIAPLIIPLPPLAEQTEIVRRVEQLFTFAGQLEGKVASAKSRIDHLTQSILAKAFRGELVPQDPNDEPASALLEHIAKSKLNKPSKSRQPRAPQSPRPSNKNNSMNKHRQDEDVLGHPYLAEHLRRLGTKATSEALFKVADLPVADFYKQLAWEVAQGLIVDLGETLEVKYEA from the coding sequence GTGAGCTGGAATATTCCGGGAACTTGGCAGATGGCAACGCTTGCAGATGTTTGCTATCGAATCGTCGATGGCTCTCATAACCCGCCTTCTGGCCAAGCAAGTGGCAAACCGATGCTAAGTGCCAAGAATATTCAGAACGGCAAAATACATTTTGACGAGTTGCGTCTACTCAGCGACGAAGACTTTGAAGTCGAGAACAAGAGGACCAGCATCTCTGTGGGGGATGTGCTGCTAACAATTGTTGGGGCCTTAGGCCGTACCGCCGTCGTTCCTGAGGTACACAACGAGTTCACGTTGCAGCGAAGCGTTGCCGTTCTCAAGCCAGAAATTATTAACTCAAACTATCTCCGCTACTTATTAGATTCACCCGTAGCGCAAACTTTCTTCTTGGAAAATGCCAAAGGGACTGCGCAGAAAGGGATTTATCTAAAAGCACTTGGGGCAATGCCCGCGCCGATTGCGCCACTCGCAGAACAAACCCGCATCGCCCAAAAACTCGATGAACTGCTGGCCCAGGTCGACACCCTCAAAGCCCGCATCGACGCCATCCCCACCCTGCTCAAACGCTTCCGCCAATCCGTCCTCGCCGCAGCGGTTTCCGGTCGGTTGACAGAGGAGTGGCGAGTGCAGAATTCAATCGCTGATTGGCAAACCAAAACGGTCGGTGAACTCTGCAAACTGAAAAGCGGCATAGCCGTTTCTGCAGATATTGAAAAAGCGAAAGGAGATTTCAAGTACTTCAAGGTTGGCGAGATGAATCTTGAAGGGAATGAGCTCTTCTTGCAGAACACAGATCGCTATCTTGCGCGAGATAATGCGCCAGAAAAATCCCTGATGCCCGCAGGGGCGATTGTCTTTCCAAAGCGAGGCGGCGCGATTGCCACCAACAAGAAAAGAATCTTGAGAGATGCTTCGTTTGTCGATTTGAACGTCATGGGAATTATTGCCCCTCAAGGTGTTGAAGCTCTCTATATCTACCGATGGTTCGAGACAGTTGATCTCGCCAAATTGAACACTGGCTCGACGATTCCCCAAGTCAACAATACTGATATTGCACCTCTGATAATCCCCTTACCGCCACTTGCTGAACAAACCGAAATAGTCCGCCGCGTCGAACAGCTCTTCACCTTCGCCGGCCAGCTAGAGGGCAAGGTCGCTTCAGCCAAAAGCCGTATCGACCACCTGACTCAAAGCATCCTAGCCAAAGCCTTCCGTGGTGAACTGGTGCCGCAAGACCCGAACGACGAACCCGCCAGCGCGCTACTGGAGCATATTGCAAAATCGAAACTTAATAAGCCATCCAAGTCCCGCCAACCTCGAGCCCCCCAATCACCCCGTCCCAGCAACAAGAACAACTCCATGAACAAGCACCGTCAAGATGAGGATGTGTTAGGCCACCCCTATCTCGCTGAGCATCTCCGTCGCCTGGGTACAAAAGCCACCTCTGAAGCCTTATTCAAAGTCGCCGATCTTCCGGTAGCGGATTTTTACAAGCAGCTTGCTTGGGAAGTGGCTCAAGGACTAATAGTTGATCTAGGTGAGACGCTGGAGGTCAAATATGAGGCTTGA
- a CDS encoding class I SAM-dependent DNA methyltransferase, translated as MTNSDIVQKLWNLCDVLRDDGINYSDYVTELVLLLFIKMEYEQVQNNGSFAHKLPEGARWPDLAGKSGLNLLTYYKQTLLDLGQNADPLIAAIYADAQTRLKEPRHLEQLIKSLDGIDWFSARQDGLGDLYEGLLEKNASETKSGAGQYFTPRPLIDSIIRCIKPQPGEVIQDPAAGTAGFLIAADAYIKQHTDDLYELNDKERSFQRNKAFIGIELVPGTRRLALMNTLLHGMEGDEEGVVHLGNALGQVGASLPKVEVILSNPPFGTAKGGGGPTRDDLTYKTSNKQLAFLQHIYRGLKPGGRAAVVLPDNVLFEAGVGTEVRRDLMDKCNLHTLLRLPTGIFYAQGVKTNVLFFQKGTADNPRQEQGCTQRVWVYDLRSNMPSFGKRSPFGAQHLKPFEEAYGDDPNGNSPRAENVEAIGELSRFRVFTREQIRERGDSLDISWLKDADRLDAADLPAPEVLAGEAMAELTEALHELEELMKALGAGDEVAAQKQLMAEVMGLAVVEEADAEFKS; from the coding sequence ATGACCAACTCCGATATCGTCCAGAAGCTCTGGAACCTCTGCGACGTACTACGCGACGACGGCATCAACTACAGCGACTACGTCACCGAGCTGGTCCTGCTGCTGTTCATCAAGATGGAATATGAGCAGGTCCAGAACAACGGCAGCTTCGCCCACAAGCTGCCCGAGGGGGCGCGCTGGCCGGATCTGGCGGGTAAATCCGGCCTTAACCTGCTGACCTACTACAAGCAAACCCTGCTCGACCTCGGTCAGAACGCCGACCCGCTGATCGCTGCTATCTATGCCGATGCGCAAACGCGCCTGAAAGAGCCGCGCCACTTGGAGCAGTTGATCAAAAGCCTGGACGGCATCGACTGGTTCAGCGCTCGCCAGGATGGCCTCGGTGATCTCTACGAAGGCCTGCTGGAAAAGAACGCCAGCGAAACAAAATCCGGCGCGGGCCAGTACTTCACTCCGCGCCCGCTGATCGACAGCATTATCCGCTGCATCAAGCCACAGCCCGGCGAAGTGATTCAGGACCCGGCTGCCGGCACCGCAGGCTTTCTGATTGCCGCCGATGCCTATATCAAGCAGCACACCGACGACCTATACGAACTCAATGACAAGGAACGCAGCTTCCAGCGCAACAAGGCCTTCATTGGCATCGAGCTGGTACCCGGCACCCGCCGTCTGGCCCTGATGAACACCCTGCTGCACGGCATGGAAGGCGACGAAGAAGGCGTGGTGCACCTGGGCAACGCCCTTGGCCAGGTTGGCGCCAGCCTGCCCAAGGTGGAGGTGATTCTCTCTAACCCGCCATTCGGTACCGCCAAGGGCGGCGGCGGCCCGACCCGCGACGACCTCACCTACAAGACCAGCAATAAGCAGTTGGCCTTTCTTCAGCATATCTACCGAGGCCTCAAACCCGGTGGCCGCGCCGCCGTGGTACTGCCGGACAACGTGCTGTTTGAAGCCGGCGTCGGCACCGAGGTGCGCCGCGATCTGATGGACAAGTGCAACCTGCACACCCTCCTGCGCTTGCCCACCGGTATCTTCTACGCCCAGGGCGTGAAGACTAATGTGCTGTTCTTTCAGAAAGGCACCGCAGACAACCCGCGCCAGGAACAAGGCTGCACCCAGCGCGTATGGGTCTATGACCTGCGCAGCAATATGCCCAGCTTCGGCAAACGTAGCCCCTTTGGTGCCCAGCACCTTAAGCCTTTTGAAGAGGCCTATGGGGATGACCCCAACGGCAACAGCCCTCGAGCCGAGAATGTCGAAGCTATCGGCGAACTCAGCCGCTTCCGGGTGTTTACCCGCGAGCAGATCCGTGAGCGTGGCGACTCCCTGGATATCAGCTGGCTTAAGGATGCCGATCGCCTGGATGCCGCCGACCTGCCCGCTCCGGAAGTGCTGGCCGGCGAGGCCATGGCTGAACTAACCGAAGCGCTGCATGAGCTGGAAGAGCTTATGAAGGCGCTGGGTGCTGGCGATGAAGTGGCAGCGCAGAAGCAGTTGATGGCGGAGGTGATGGGGTTAGCAGTGGTTGAAGAGGCTGACGCGGAGTTCAAGTCGTGA
- the hsdR gene encoding type I restriction-modification system endonuclease, translating into MEASSNFAFLQEHDPLFLQLASTAEQVFAADPNTTLIKLRQLGEALAQDLASRAGIEFDANTTQADLLYKLSREIQLDQNICSLFRTLRVEGNKATHEFRTRHREAMDGLKVARALAIWYHQSFSKNARTFKPGPFVTPSDPSAPLRDLQSQIEQLKAQLDESTQQLESNQQLAELHKREAEEYAVLAEQMDAESRGHKQLAAEHEAALRELRSEHEQRIKALQIQLLTQPQAAQQVMHCTMHATSSFDLNEDLTRILIDQQLIDAGWEADSLDLTYSKGARPEKGKNKAIAEWPTSSAKACADYVLFAGLTPIAIVEAKRKRINIADRIPQAERYAREFNLAAEHQLPWLQAGQAQPWSDGQGGHFRVPFAFACNGRPYIKQLAEQSGTWFRDLRSPANTRRPLPDFHTPNDLLDLLKRSQAEAEAKLKTEGFSYLKLRDYQEKAIQAVEQALANNQRDCLLAMATGTGKTRTIIGLMYRFLKAERFKRILFLVDRSALGQQAIDSFNDTTLEQNHTLAQIYDIKELGDMAAEAETRIQVATVQAMVSRIFRSDNPPPVGEFDCVIVDEAHRGYTLDQEMTEGELAVRDHSQYLSQYRRVLDHFDACRIGLTATPAKHTSEIFGKPVFTYSYREAVADDWLVDHEPPIRYETQLSKHGIRFEKGESVSVINTQTGEVDVAELEDELTFNIESFNRRVITPAFDKVICDELAKELDPFGEEKTMIFCVNQAHAERVKNLLDDAFKQAYSEQYNEAAVRIITGQSDKVEQLIRRYKNEPTPNIAITVDLLTTGIDVPKICNLVFMRRVRSRILYEQMKGRATRRCDDIGKTVFRIYDPVDLYASLEAVDTMKPLVKNPNISLEQLVSELTSGVSHDAPGSHDDSSHAHDVLNQLSQRVMRILRKAQHKAQDKPTLKKKLDELKEVWGVEPAQLHKHLHDLGPQQAANFVRQHSQLLNQLASVSALLGSENYPVISTHSDELLVREQNYGYNQKPADYLESFNDFIRSQLNQSAALGVVVNRPKDLTREQLREVRLLLDQHGFSEASLKSAWRNQTNQEIAASIIGYIRQAAIGEALLPFDQRVTMAMQKIYALQPWTPVQRKWLDRLAKQLVHEVVIDPQQVNDAFRNDGGLKALDRNLGGNLDQVLEALNDNLWSAA; encoded by the coding sequence ATGGAAGCCAGTAGTAACTTCGCTTTTCTTCAGGAACACGACCCGCTATTCCTGCAACTAGCCAGCACCGCTGAACAAGTATTCGCCGCCGATCCCAACACCACACTGATCAAGCTGCGCCAGTTGGGAGAAGCATTGGCCCAAGATCTGGCTAGCCGCGCCGGTATCGAGTTCGACGCCAACACCACGCAGGCCGATCTACTCTACAAACTCAGCCGCGAAATCCAGCTGGATCAGAACATCTGCAGCCTTTTCCGTACTCTGCGCGTCGAAGGCAACAAGGCCACCCACGAATTCCGTACCCGGCACCGCGAGGCCATGGATGGGCTAAAGGTAGCCCGCGCTCTGGCCATCTGGTATCACCAGTCCTTCAGCAAGAACGCCCGCACCTTCAAACCCGGCCCCTTCGTCACCCCGAGCGACCCCAGCGCTCCGCTACGCGACCTTCAGAGCCAGATCGAACAACTCAAGGCGCAATTGGACGAATCCACACAGCAGTTGGAAAGCAACCAACAGCTGGCAGAGCTGCATAAGCGTGAAGCCGAGGAATACGCCGTACTCGCCGAACAAATGGACGCCGAATCGCGCGGCCATAAGCAACTGGCGGCTGAACATGAAGCCGCCCTGCGCGAGCTACGCAGTGAACACGAGCAACGCATCAAAGCCCTGCAGATACAGCTGTTGACTCAGCCGCAAGCTGCGCAGCAGGTCATGCACTGCACCATGCACGCGACCAGCAGCTTTGATCTGAATGAAGACCTCACCCGCATATTGATCGACCAGCAGTTGATCGACGCCGGCTGGGAAGCCGACTCTCTCGACCTCACTTACAGCAAGGGCGCACGCCCCGAGAAGGGTAAGAACAAAGCCATCGCCGAATGGCCCACCAGCAGCGCCAAGGCTTGCGCCGACTACGTACTATTCGCTGGTCTCACGCCAATCGCCATCGTTGAGGCCAAGCGCAAGCGCATCAACATCGCCGACCGCATCCCCCAGGCCGAGCGCTATGCCCGCGAGTTCAACCTCGCCGCCGAGCATCAGTTGCCCTGGCTACAGGCCGGTCAAGCGCAGCCCTGGAGCGACGGCCAGGGTGGCCACTTCCGCGTGCCCTTTGCCTTCGCCTGCAACGGCAGGCCCTACATCAAACAGCTTGCCGAACAGTCAGGTACTTGGTTCCGTGATCTACGCAGCCCAGCCAACACTCGCCGGCCACTGCCAGACTTCCACACCCCGAATGATCTGCTTGATCTGCTCAAACGCAGCCAGGCAGAGGCCGAAGCCAAGCTCAAGACCGAAGGCTTCTCCTACCTCAAGCTGCGCGACTACCAAGAGAAAGCCATCCAGGCCGTAGAGCAGGCCCTGGCCAACAATCAGCGTGACTGCCTGCTGGCCATGGCCACCGGCACCGGTAAAACCCGCACCATCATTGGCCTGATGTACCGATTCCTGAAAGCCGAGCGCTTCAAGCGCATCCTCTTTCTGGTTGATCGCAGCGCCCTCGGCCAGCAGGCCATCGACTCGTTCAACGACACAACGCTTGAGCAAAACCACACCCTGGCACAGATCTACGACATAAAAGAGCTGGGTGACATGGCTGCCGAAGCGGAAACCCGCATTCAAGTGGCCACCGTGCAGGCTATGGTCAGCCGCATTTTCCGCTCGGACAACCCGCCGCCCGTGGGCGAATTCGACTGCGTCATCGTGGACGAAGCCCACCGGGGTTACACCCTTGATCAGGAGATGACCGAGGGCGAGTTGGCCGTGCGCGATCACAGTCAGTACCTCTCGCAATACCGCCGCGTTCTCGACCACTTCGATGCCTGCCGCATCGGTCTGACAGCCACCCCGGCCAAGCACACCAGCGAAATCTTCGGCAAACCGGTATTCACCTATAGCTACCGCGAGGCCGTAGCGGACGACTGGCTGGTGGATCACGAACCGCCGATCCGCTACGAAACCCAGCTCAGCAAGCACGGCATCCGCTTCGAGAAAGGCGAGTCGGTCAGCGTCATCAACACCCAAACCGGCGAAGTCGACGTAGCTGAGCTGGAAGATGAGCTCACCTTCAACATCGAATCGTTCAACCGCCGCGTGATCACCCCGGCCTTCGACAAAGTCATCTGCGATGAGCTGGCCAAGGAGCTGGACCCCTTTGGCGAAGAGAAGACCATGATCTTCTGTGTCAATCAGGCCCACGCCGAACGGGTCAAAAACCTGCTCGACGATGCATTCAAACAGGCCTACAGCGAGCAATACAACGAAGCTGCCGTGCGCATCATCACCGGTCAGAGTGACAAGGTTGAGCAACTGATTCGCCGCTACAAGAACGAGCCCACCCCCAATATCGCCATCACCGTCGACCTGCTCACCACAGGTATCGACGTACCGAAAATCTGCAACCTGGTGTTTATGCGCCGAGTGCGCTCTCGCATCCTCTACGAGCAGATGAAAGGCCGCGCCACCCGCCGCTGCGACGACATTGGCAAAACCGTATTCCGCATCTACGACCCCGTCGATCTCTACGCCAGCCTGGAAGCGGTCGACACCATGAAGCCCCTGGTGAAGAACCCCAACATCAGCCTGGAACAACTGGTCAGCGAACTCACCAGCGGAGTCAGCCATGACGCACCCGGTAGCCACGACGACAGCAGCCACGCCCATGACGTGCTCAACCAACTGAGCCAACGTGTCATGCGTATCCTGCGCAAGGCTCAGCACAAGGCCCAGGACAAACCCACGCTCAAGAAAAAGCTCGATGAGCTGAAAGAAGTGTGGGGCGTTGAACCGGCCCAGTTACATAAACACCTGCACGACCTTGGACCGCAGCAAGCCGCCAACTTTGTCCGCCAACACAGCCAACTGCTCAACCAGCTCGCCTCCGTCAGTGCCCTGCTCGGTTCGGAGAACTACCCGGTTATCTCCACCCACAGCGACGAACTGCTGGTACGCGAGCAGAACTACGGATACAACCAGAAACCAGCTGACTACTTGGAAAGCTTCAACGACTTTATTCGCAGCCAACTCAACCAGTCAGCGGCCCTTGGCGTTGTGGTCAACCGCCCCAAGGATCTGACCCGCGAGCAATTGCGCGAAGTCCGCCTACTACTCGACCAGCACGGCTTCAGCGAAGCCAGCCTGAAAAGCGCCTGGCGCAATCAGACCAACCAGGAAATCGCCGCCAGCATCATTGGCTATATCCGCCAAGCCGCCATCGGCGAAGCCCTGTTGCCCTTTGACCAACGCGTGACCATGGCTATGCAGAAAATCTACGCACTGCAGCCCTGGACGCCCGTACAGCGCAAATGGCTGGATCGCCTGGCCAAGCAACTGGTGCATGAAGTGGTCATCGACCCGCAGCAGGTCAACGATGCATTCCGTAACGATGGCGGCCTCAAGGCGCTGGATCGCAACCTGGGCGGCAACCTGGATCAGGTACTGGAAGCCCTGAATGACAACCTATGGTCGGCGGCGTGA
- a CDS encoding YDG domain-containing protein, with protein sequence MPYFNWGTGSTPDLGAVAIGSGSTGLVGYASARNALVGLQAGDQISSGGIQLLAGNDFLVRSPQATVDGQSGAGSLWLVQRGADLADTLNNSAGDQMVSPGAIAKAAVAGSTLTLQASNDITVNSAIAVDGALKLVAGNRLTLNAGITSQATGTAIELAGQAFNNNAGANALATPNGRWLVWSANPAGDTRGGLAYDFKQYNASYGSSTVAGAGNGFLYSLAPTLTAQLVGNVTKPYDGTTAATLAAGNYAVSGTIDGDTVALHTPTTGHYDTPGVGTGKTVTSSGLGITSAENGGKPVYGYQIAQASGAVGTIEPVAPIPGPDTSANPGPRYDVAWSLMVPAEKRAVPEERADANLLQVEAGGMRLPVGMEAIY encoded by the coding sequence GTGCCCTACTTCAACTGGGGCACCGGCTCCACGCCCGACCTGGGCGCCGTCGCGATCGGCAGCGGCAGCACCGGCCTGGTGGGCTACGCTTCCGCCCGCAACGCCCTGGTCGGCCTGCAGGCCGGCGACCAGATCAGCTCCGGCGGCATCCAGCTGCTGGCCGGCAACGACTTCCTGGTGCGCTCGCCACAGGCCACCGTCGACGGCCAGAGCGGCGCCGGCAGCCTGTGGCTGGTGCAGCGCGGCGCCGACCTGGCCGACACCCTGAACAACAGCGCCGGCGACCAGATGGTGAGCCCGGGCGCCATCGCCAAGGCCGCCGTCGCCGGCAGCACCCTGACCCTCCAGGCCAGCAACGACATCACCGTCAACAGCGCCATCGCCGTGGACGGCGCCCTCAAGCTGGTGGCCGGCAACCGCCTGACCCTCAACGCCGGCATCACCTCCCAGGCCACCGGCACCGCCATCGAACTGGCCGGCCAGGCCTTCAACAACAACGCAGGCGCCAACGCCCTGGCCACGCCCAACGGGCGCTGGCTGGTCTGGTCGGCGAACCCGGCGGGCGATACCCGTGGCGGCCTGGCCTACGACTTCAAGCAATACAACGCCAGCTACGGCAGCAGCACCGTCGCGGGCGCCGGCAACGGCTTCCTCTACAGCCTGGCACCCACCCTCACCGCCCAGCTCGTCGGCAACGTCACCAAGCCCTACGACGGCACCACCGCCGCCACCCTGGCTGCCGGCAACTACGCCGTGTCCGGCACCATCGACGGCGACACCGTGGCGCTCCACACACCGACCACCGGCCACTACGACACCCCCGGCGTCGGCACCGGCAAGACGGTGACCTCCAGCGGCCTGGGCATCACCAGCGCCGAGAACGGCGGCAAACCGGTCTACGGCTACCAGATCGCCCAGGCGAGCGGCGCCGTCGGCACCATCGAGCCGGTGGCCCCCATCCCCGGCCCCGACACCTCCGCCAACCCGGGCCCCCGCTACGACGTGGCCTGGTCGCTCATGGTCCCCGCTGAAAAACGCGCGGTGCCGGAGGAGCGGGCGGACGCCAACCTGCTGCAGGTCGAAGCGGGCGGCATGCGGCTTCCCGTTGGCATGGAGGCTATCTATTAG
- a CDS encoding ESPR-type extended signal peptide-containing protein, whose translation MNHVYRLLWNAAHGTYVPAPRTPPARASAPAPRPCSPSSSPAPAATPSPCPPTARSAWGKAASPAPKAA comes from the coding sequence ATGAACCACGTCTACCGACTGCTCTGGAACGCCGCCCACGGCACCTACGTGCCGGCCCCGAGAACGCCACCGGCCAGGGCAAGCGCGCCCGCGCCCAGACCCTGCTCGCCGTCCTCCTCGCCGGCGCCAGCGGCCACGCCCTCGCCCTGCCCACCGACGGCCAGGTCAGCCTGGGGCAAGGCAGCATCGCCAGCGCCGAAGGCAGCATGA